Part of the Phycodurus eques isolate BA_2022a chromosome 3, UOR_Pequ_1.1, whole genome shotgun sequence genome, CATTGTcataaatgtcatattttatccaaaatcatttgcaaattcCCACAGAGTCAGTTtcttgagttttgttttttttaaagctgcaaCCATCACTATTCTCTccagcacacttgtgtctcCGAACAAAACCATTACACTTTTAGCACACACGCTGAGACTGAATGGTTTttccaatgtgtgtgtttttgtgctttcCTAATTGTcgtttttgggagaatatttgaccacaaatggAGCAGACAAATGGTTTCTCTttagtgtgcgttcttgtgtgagATGTTAAACTTGACTTTACAGAGAAGCTTTCACCACAAACTGGGCaggtaaaaggtttctctccagtgtgtgttcttgtgtgtatttttaagtttcccttctgACTGAATCTTTTGCCACAAACATGAcaagcaaaaggtttttctccactGTGTGTTCTTTTGTGTCTTTGTATATGTGCcttacgagagaatctttgaccacaaagtgagcaggcaaaaggtttctctccggtgtgtgttcttgtgtgttttgttaaacGTTCCTTTTCAGAGAAGCGTtcgccacaaactgagcagacaaaaggcttctctccagtgtgtgttcttgtgtgacttgttAAACTTGCCTTTGCAGAGAAGCTTTTGCCACACAATGAAcagacaaaaggtttttctccagtgtgtgttcttgtgtgacttgttAAATTTGACTTGTCAAAGAAGCttttgccacaaactgagcagacaaaaggtttctctccagtgtgtcttcTCATGtgactgttcaaactgtgctttaaatgaaattttttcCCACACCGAGAACATTTCCATACTTTGCTGTCACGTGGCATATCATCTTCAGAGtgttcatcatcctcatcgccgtcatcatcatcatcatcatcttcttcataatcataatcatcatcatcattataatcctcctcctcatcatcatcatcagtgttcGGCGAGTGTGACGACGTGTTGTCACTATCTGCCTGTGaacctccacagtggtctccatcaccttctgttgtcatgtgttgacttgagctgctccTCGGAGACTCTGTTCCCCTGTTTTCCTCACTTTGACCCTTGTCTTCATCTTCAATCTTTAAGGGGACAAAGACTAATGTTAACCTGGTAATATCCTCCCCTTCCTCTTTAATTTCTGCTCTTTAATGCGAGGGTGATCTACCTCCTTTTTTATTTGACAgggctcctcctcttcctctttaatgagAGGGGGCTCTTCTTCCACCGGTTTAACGTGCGGTGACTCTGTCTCCTGCTGCCAAGGACGAAGATATTTTTCACTGACGTCTGCAGGACACAAGAagataaacataaataacacatttgataAAGTCTAATCCCAAGCCGTGACTTTGATGTTGTGCATCGTTGTttctacagtggtaccttgactaaaaagtttaatttataactgaaaaaaaacaaataactgaaATTACTCGTATATGACATCAagtttcccaattgaaatgttATTAATGCATTTCAAcccctgaaaatatttttttttttctgaaaatacaAACGGCACTGCAGagcggtgaccgactggttagcacgtcttgctcacagttctgaggatccgactgggttcgaatccggcctcacctgtgtggagtttgcatgtgctcccagtgcctgtgtgggttttctccgggtcctccagtttcctcccacatccccaaaaacatgcatggtaggcagaggtgggtagagtagccaaatattgtactcaagtaagagtactgttactttagaataacatgacacaagtaaaagtaaaaagtagtcatccaagtATTTACTTgtgtaagagtaaaaagtactcaatgaaaaaactactcaagtaaagagtaatttcTGAGTAACTTCTgttttatcttttctttttcttttttaaatcagagcatgaaaataaatatgggagtcgacacacacctgccacaaataaaaaaatttaattgcctaaaaatcaacaacacaggcagtgggccctacagaaacattatttgcttgattcacttaaatgacttcatgaagaagcttgtttgctgaacagacttagtgattgtgtgtgtgtgtgtgtgctacttTTGCCACATCcgctgccaaaacaacagcaaaaacttCTGCAaattactgcaaggtgttttctaaagttagaagtgggctgaaaattttggggatgtggaaaccggcactccggtttcctcccagcaGCCTCATTTACTTAAACTACCCTGAACTAATAGTGCGATGGAAATgcaaaccacatgggccacaggaatCTTTTGCTAtcaggaactcaaagttcctgggctggttggtggaaaagcccctatTGCTGACATCACTCCGGGGCTAATGCTAACGCCATGCGACAGGAGTTTCATGACGTAATTAGCTCCCCCAACAATCCAAACACCGAGacggaattgttttaaagtctgACACTTCCATGTCACAGGTGATCTTCACATATGCCGAATATAAACTAAGTGAAGGGGTACCTGCTTTCACAGGAGTAGAAATTATCTGTGAGTCAGCAACTTGTTGTACAGGAACCTTGCGACGCCGGCCTCTTACTGGAGCTGGCTTGGCATAATTGTGCAATTTTTCAATCATTCTAACGGCAACAACAGGTTTGAGACAATCAAGGCAAAATATTGGCTTGTCCCGTGGAGAGTCTGTTTGCGCTGATGTTGAGACCtgcaagaaaataataaaaagagaacATTCAATCAGGGCAAGAAATATTTTCTGACACTTGCTCTAAGTTTGTTCATTCTTGTAAACCTGCGGAACAAATACATCATCATAACAGTAAACTTATCAGTAACAATAACTATGTTTGCATGAAAGAAAAATGGTCTCCTCTTTGCATCCTATTTTGTGTTAATAGCCTAATTAAGTTGCTGACTGTGATTAAAGCAGTAAAAATCTCAATTCAGGTGTGCAATAGAGAGCGACtatttatatactatatatcTAGCACTCGTGCTAAAATACAAAGCAATTAATCCGGTTTGccaatgtttttgtaatatccatatataaaaaaactaattctcATCTATAGACTGTATGAGGTATGGATTCGTACTTTGTCTTTAAGAAGGAAGTTTCTCCTGGAAAATTGGGACAGTTCCGGTCATCTTCCCACAATAATGCCAGCCAGGATAAAATGTTCATAAATATATGGCAGGTACCAGCAATATGGTGCACGACAAAACACAATAGAACCAGtcaaacatatataatatataattctgACATAAGCAAAATTAGAGATGTGCTTTGGAAGTATTTTGCAACGATAGCCACACATACCATATGTTTTCCTGCAGTCTGCACTGTAGATGTGTTTGGTACTACAAGTACCTCACTAGCTGAAATATCTGAGGGTGTGTTCTAGAAAAATAGAGAATTAACAACGTCATTTCTTGATCAGGCTAGCTAGGTAGCTTTGCACAAAACTGATTTCCTGAAAGAAACAAAGGacatctgacatttttgttctcCCAAAACTCGATTTTGGAAAGCCGGGCTCTTCAGTCTTTGAACGTCATTTTGGCACAATGTCCTACAACCAATTATCTTGTAAGTGGCTAGCTGCTGTGGGCAGCGTGACGCAGAGGATAAGAATACGCCCTGCAACCAGAGGCTCACCGGTTGGGATCCCCGCCCCAGTGCATGTCGTCGttgtgtccttgggcaagacatgTAACCCACATGAATGAGTGTgattggatgtttggtggtgaaGTTTGGAGGAGTTCTAGGTGCACAATGGCGGCCAATGCTTTTGTCAGattgccccagggcagctgtaaGATAACACAcgtagtaaaaagaaaaaaaaaaagaaaatacacacacatacatacatacacacactggggcaaaaaagtatttagtcagccaccaattgtgcaagttctcccgcttaaaaagatgagagaggcctataattttcatcataggtatacctcacctatgagagacaaaatgagaaaaaaaataatccagaaaatcactgtctgatttttaaagcaTTTATGAACAAATTGTGGTCGAAAATAAGTACTGTATTTGGTCAGTAACAAAAGCTAATCTCAATAGTTTATaaaccctttgttggcaatgacagaggtcaaacgttttctgtcagtcttcacaaggttttcacacactgttgctgctcgagagcagtgatgttttggggctgttgtTGGGCAACACTTTCAATTCCCGCCAAATATTTTCTCAgaggttgagatctggagactggcttggccactccaggaccttgaaatgctcctttcgaagccactccttcgttgcccgggcggtgtgtttgggatcattatcatgctgaaagacccagccacgtttcatcttcaatgcccttgctgatggaaggatgttttcactcaaaatctcacgatacatggccccattcattctttcctttacacggctcagtcgtcctggtccctttgcagaaaaacagcgccaaagcatgatgtttccgcCCCcatttgctcaccgttcttgtgctCATTTTGACCTCACGGGGTGAGATTTTGCACGGAACCTCgattgagggagattatcagtggtcttgtatgtcttccattttctcatAATTGCTCCCACACTTGATTTATTTCACACCGCTcgttggtcttggccatagtggagtttggagtgtgactgtttgaggttgaggacaggtgtcttttatattgatgagttcaaacaggtgccattaatacaggtaacaagtggaggacagaggagcctcttaaagaagaagttacaggtctgcgAGAGGCAGAAACCTTGCTGATTTGTGGgtgaccaaatatttattttccgcCATAACTAGCTAATAGATTCTTcagacaaaatgattttttggactttttttctcattttgtctcataggtgaggtatacctatgatggaaATTAAAGGCCTCTCCCAtcattttaaatgggaaaacttgacaattggtggctgactaaatacttttttgccctactgtacgtatatacatacatacatatacatatataaacacacgcacacacacacacatatacaaacaaccatccgcactcacattcagacctacggctaatttagagtcttcactccacctaccatgcatgtttttggtatgtgcgaggaaaccagagtacccggagaaaacccatgcagcacagggagaacatgcaaaatccacacaggtggatttgaaccccggtcctcagaactgtgaggcagatgtgctaaccaatcgtccactgttccacccACCACATAGTGTTGTGTGGAATTGAGCAGGAAATGTTAACTTTATTGTAAACTCTCGACATCACACCTTGAGGCTGATCAACTGGCTTCCTTTTACCGAGACCCTACACACTCGGATGACGTCATATGACCTTCCGCCATAATTAGgcttgggcatcgtttgaatttgagcgattctggtCCCGATTctggttcctcatttcgattgcGGTTCTAAACAATTCTCAATTCAgtttcttttagggggctgggtcaaaaaagtttgcatggttgaAATAAActgtgtccaaattatgaacatcccttttcttagcagcccataGCATAGACTAAACATTTGACTTGGGATTCTTTATAACTAGTATCAATaacaaacctatgaactaaaaagCAATTTGTGTGGAACTAatccaattgacttaatattcagtgtttcagctaaaaaattaaatatagcattgttaaaatcgttatttgggactgttttatcacgtcaaatggttctTATGTGCAGCTTTTAACTTTCTGTTTTAAGCTTggagctttttattttgaagggccCGCACCGGAGCTCAGCATTTCGGCACAAAAAGTAacggtgaattttgaaaacgaaaACTAAACCTAGACGGCAAGAAAGAGAGTAATGAAGGGAACCGAAAGCTATAAAACCTTGCTTCCTTAACCTACCCACAGATGAGgaacaaggttagtgtttctgatactgtgagacgtttgtgAATTGtgttccaattcattgtgatgtaaagttgccaATTTGACCTTTGaagtaagcttttttttctgtcatcgtcTCTtgcgttggtttgaagactaaaataacgctaaaaaaacatcattgcaaaagtgcaaccaactgtTTAACTTGTTGGaggcctcaatgttggcatagactgtattttattgtttcactcacccaatttgacttgactgaagttccgcgcggtgtaggctgagggtCGGAGCTGGAGGGAATACGTCAGAcctctacacatcgtgaaaacctcctttgcacaatataatcttattccaagtgttgcactgaggcgactggtcatttattttcacaaagttaagacacacttttgttcgccgctaTTGGTCGCAAGCACGTCTTTGAGCATGTTCTTCGTTagtttttgccactttcttcttcggggtcggggGACTATatgcatcgaaactgggaagcgacattttttaatttgaacgattacgggagaaccggaacgttagtcccggttccaatcggttctcgatgcccaaccctagccaTAATATAGAACCAGTCAACACAAACCCTAACTGtacaagggtctgaatacttatgcctgtgtgatatttcagtttttctttttaataaatctgcgcaaatttcaacaattctgtttttttctgtaaatatgggatgctgtgtgtacattaatgaagaaaaaatgaatttaaatgatttagcAAAGGGCtggaatataacaaagagtgaaaatttaaggcggtctgaatactttccctacccactgtatatttcctttgttccactttgttctcattttgttaaaaaaactaaatgtgatagagaaaaactgagatcagtgtTGGATTCCACACccaaaaatttgttaaaaacagctgtcagacctaattCAACAAACATTGTTACCCAGTGTAATAGTATGAATTTTAGTTTACATTAACATTTTGTCTTACCTGAGTATTTTCTATCTTGAGCAGCACATTGGTTGACAAAATGGTGCCCTCTTTTTTCACACGTCCCAGAAGTTTATCTGTTCCCTAAAATGTAAAAGGAATAAAAATGTAGTATCAAAACAGACAACAGGTAACTGTTTCAGAGCTTTATGATGTCTGAGAATTTGCTGTTTAAACCAAAAAACACTCATGCAGTGCCAACATAAATTGGTGGTTTCGCGACATGCGCAGCCTTTGCCACGAAGCTCAAAATTTAGCTCAGTTGCATcatgtttccactgatcatccttgagagttTCCTACATCTTAATTTGAGTCCACCTGTGGAAAATTCAGTTGGGGGCGTCGGGGGAttacacacctgtctatataaggtcccACAGGTGAAAGTGCATGCCAGAGCACAAACCAAGCATCAATTCAAAGGAATTGTCTGTAGACCTCCAAAACAGGATTGtctcaaggcacaaatctgggaaAGGGTACAGAAAATGTTCAGCTGCTTCAAAGATTCCAATGAAATCAGTGGCCGCCATCATCCGTAAATGGAAGAACTTCCCAACCACCAGGACTGTTACTAGAGCTAGCCGCTCAACTAAACTGAATAATCGGggggggaagaagggccttAGGGAGTTGACCAAGAAACCGACGATCACTCTGTCAGAGCCCCAGCGGTCTGCTGTGGAGAGAAGAGAACCTTCCAGAAGGACAGATCATCATTTcaactgatcatccttgagatgcttctacaacttgaacggagtccacctgtggtaagtTCCGT contains:
- the LOC133400305 gene encoding oocyte zinc finger protein XlCOF22-like isoform X1, which gives rise to MPYCAALGCNFRSGRNAKKENTTSDISAYEELIVPHTSTGQTEEEHMGTDKLLGRVKKEGTILSTNVLLKIENTQNTPSDISASEVLVVPNTSTVQTAGKHMVSTSAQTDSPRDKPIFCLDCLKPVVAVRMIEKLHNYAKPAPVRGRRRKVPVQQVADSQIISTPVKADVSEKYLRPWQQETESPHVKPVEEEPPLIKEEEEEPCQIKKEIEDEDKGQSEENRGTESPRSSSSQHMTTEGDGDHCGGSQADSDNTSSHSPNTDDDDEEEDYNDDDDYDYEEDDDDDDDGDEDDEHSEDDMPRDSKVWKCSRCGKKFHLKHSLNSHMRRHTGEKPFVCSVCGKSFFDKSNLTSHTRTHTGEKPFVCSLCGKSFSAKASLTSHTRTHTGEKPFVCSVCGERFSEKERLTKHTRTHTGEKPFACSLCGQRFSRKAHIQRHKRTHSGEKPFACHVCGKRFSQKGNLKIHTRTHTGEKPFTCPVCGESFSVKSSLTSHTRTHTKEKPFVCSICGQIFSQKRQLGKHKNTHIGKTIQSQRVC
- the LOC133400305 gene encoding zinc finger protein 771-like isoform X2, which codes for MPYCAALGCNFRSGRNAKKENTTSDISAYEELIVPHTSTGQTEEEHMGTDKLLGRVKKEGTILSTNVLLKIENTQVSTSAQTDSPRDKPIFCLDCLKPVVAVRMIEKLHNYAKPAPVRGRRRKVPVQQVADSQIISTPVKADVSEKYLRPWQQETESPHVKPVEEEPPLIKEEEEEPCQIKKEIEDEDKGQSEENRGTESPRSSSSQHMTTEGDGDHCGGSQADSDNTSSHSPNTDDDDEEEDYNDDDDYDYEEDDDDDDDGDEDDEHSEDDMPRDSKVWKCSRCGKKFHLKHSLNSHMRRHTGEKPFVCSVCGKSFFDKSNLTSHTRTHTGEKPFVCSLCGKSFSAKASLTSHTRTHTGEKPFVCSVCGERFSEKERLTKHTRTHTGEKPFACSLCGQRFSRKAHIQRHKRTHSGEKPFACHVCGKRFSQKGNLKIHTRTHTGEKPFTCPVCGESFSVKSSLTSHTRTHTKEKPFVCSICGQIFSQKRQLGKHKNTHIGKTIQSQRVC
- the LOC133400305 gene encoding zinc finger protein 771-like isoform X3, producing the protein MGTDKLLGRVKKEGTILSTNVLLKIENTQNTPSDISASEVLVVPNTSTVQTAGKHMVSTSAQTDSPRDKPIFCLDCLKPVVAVRMIEKLHNYAKPAPVRGRRRKVPVQQVADSQIISTPVKADVSEKYLRPWQQETESPHVKPVEEEPPLIKEEEEEPCQIKKEIEDEDKGQSEENRGTESPRSSSSQHMTTEGDGDHCGGSQADSDNTSSHSPNTDDDDEEEDYNDDDDYDYEEDDDDDDDGDEDDEHSEDDMPRDSKVWKCSRCGKKFHLKHSLNSHMRRHTGEKPFVCSVCGKSFFDKSNLTSHTRTHTGEKPFVCSLCGKSFSAKASLTSHTRTHTGEKPFVCSVCGERFSEKERLTKHTRTHTGEKPFACSLCGQRFSRKAHIQRHKRTHSGEKPFACHVCGKRFSQKGNLKIHTRTHTGEKPFTCPVCGESFSVKSSLTSHTRTHTKEKPFVCSICGQIFSQKRQLGKHKNTHIGKTIQSQRVC
- the LOC133400305 gene encoding zinc finger protein 771-like isoform X4 — protein: MSCPRTQRRHALGRGSQPVSTSAQTDSPRDKPIFCLDCLKPVVAVRMIEKLHNYAKPAPVRGRRRKVPVQQVADSQIISTPVKADVSEKYLRPWQQETESPHVKPVEEEPPLIKEEEEEPCQIKKEIEDEDKGQSEENRGTESPRSSSSQHMTTEGDGDHCGGSQADSDNTSSHSPNTDDDDEEEDYNDDDDYDYEEDDDDDDDGDEDDEHSEDDMPRDSKVWKCSRCGKKFHLKHSLNSHMRRHTGEKPFVCSVCGKSFFDKSNLTSHTRTHTGEKPFVCSLCGKSFSAKASLTSHTRTHTGEKPFVCSVCGERFSEKERLTKHTRTHTGEKPFACSLCGQRFSRKAHIQRHKRTHSGEKPFACHVCGKRFSQKGNLKIHTRTHTGEKPFTCPVCGESFSVKSSLTSHTRTHTKEKPFVCSICGQIFSQKRQLGKHKNTHIGKTIQSQRVC
- the LOC133400305 gene encoding zinc finger protein 501-like isoform X5, whose amino-acid sequence is MVSTSAQTDSPRDKPIFCLDCLKPVVAVRMIEKLHNYAKPAPVRGRRRKVPVQQVADSQIISTPVKADVSEKYLRPWQQETESPHVKPVEEEPPLIKEEEEEPCQIKKEIEDEDKGQSEENRGTESPRSSSSQHMTTEGDGDHCGGSQADSDNTSSHSPNTDDDDEEEDYNDDDDYDYEEDDDDDDDGDEDDEHSEDDMPRDSKVWKCSRCGKKFHLKHSLNSHMRRHTGEKPFVCSVCGKSFFDKSNLTSHTRTHTGEKPFVCSLCGKSFSAKASLTSHTRTHTGEKPFVCSVCGERFSEKERLTKHTRTHTGEKPFACSLCGQRFSRKAHIQRHKRTHSGEKPFACHVCGKRFSQKGNLKIHTRTHTGEKPFTCPVCGESFSVKSSLTSHTRTHTKEKPFVCSICGQIFSQKRQLGKHKNTHIGKTIQSQRVC
- the LOC133400305 gene encoding uncharacterized protein LOC133400305 isoform X8, whose protein sequence is MPYCAALGCNFRSGRNAKKENTTSDISAYEELIVPHTSTGQTEEEHMGTDKLLGRVKKEGTILSTNVLLKIENTQNTPSDISASEVLVVPNTSTVQTAGKHMLQ
- the LOC133400305 gene encoding uncharacterized protein LOC133400305 isoform X6; its protein translation is MPYCAALGCNFRSGRNAKKENTTSDISAYEELIVPHTSTGQTEEEHMGTDKLLGRVKKEGTILSTNVLLKIENTQNTPSDISASEVLVVPNTSTVQTAGKHMMTGTVPIFQEKLPS
- the LOC133400305 gene encoding uncharacterized protein LOC133400305 isoform X7, with translation MPYCAALGCNFRSGRNAKKENTTSDISAYEELIVPHTSTGQTEEEHMGTDKLLGRVKKEGTILSTNVLLKIENTQNTPSDISASEVLVVPNTSTVQTAGKHMEKLPS